The following coding sequences are from one Eleginops maclovinus isolate JMC-PN-2008 ecotype Puerto Natales chromosome 11, JC_Emac_rtc_rv5, whole genome shotgun sequence window:
- the slco2b1 gene encoding solute carrier organic anion transporter family member 2B1 encodes MGANDLKMTSDPEESRFPAQRRSLFNNIKFFVFCHSLLQLAQLLVSGYMKSSISTIERRYGFSSQKSGILASFNEVGNTVLIVFVSFLGSRVHRPRCIGGGALLACLASLIMALPHFLGGVYEYTDSISSSGVNRSSLCQSESPVSTSSSNQSCSRQQSGAQQGVYPLLLMGQLLLGIAAVPIQPFGISYIDDHASRKNSPLYLGILLAVTSIGPAFGFISGSLMLRFYVDFDKISKDQIQLNHKDLRWVGAWWLGFLVASCLLFLAALPYLFFPRSIPKEDAEDDVDSTPDCKQQLQQTESETSLLQFLKSFPRIALRTLRSPIYLLVVLAQVNLAALLAGLATFMAKFIERQFSQTVSFSTMMIGGVCIPLAVLGTVLGGVLMRRLSLSVGGASKLCTSAILLCIVSSTPLLLLGCSTQRVAGVFPPGSAALSCSTSCRCPAEAFNPVCGSDRVEYRSPCHAGCRNVEIDADNKPSNYTECGCVGGLRIASPGTCGSGCPHLLLPFVALLGVTSFIASFCQTPSVMMILRTVPAEDKSFAVGVQYMLFRVLAFMPGPVLYGSVIDTTCILWGRKCGKQTSCQYYDLDRFRHRFLGLQVVFVCGALLCFLLTIVVLRRRASQPQPQEGGYETVSAPYKEKELEAIKT; translated from the exons atgggAGCCAACGACCTCAaaatgacctctgaccccgaGGAGTCACGCTTCCCTGCCCAACGCCGGAGTCTCTTCAACAACAttaag TTCTTCGTGTTTTGCCACAGTTTGCTGCAGTTGGCTCAGCTGTTGGTATCGGGCTACATGAAGAGCTCCATCTCCACCATCGAGAGACGTTACGGCTTCTCCAGTCAGAAGTCCGGGATCCTGGCTTCTTTCAATGAG gtggggAACACGGTCCTCATTGTGTTCGTGAGTTTCCTGGGCAGTCGGGTCCACCGGCCGCGCTGCATCGGCGGCGGCGCTCTGCTGGCGTGTCTCGCCTCGCTGATCATGGCGCTGCCGCACTTCCTGGGGGGCGTGTACGAGTACACGGACAGCATCAGCT cCTCCGGCGTTAACAGATCCAGCCTCTGCCAATCAGAGAGCCCCGTCTCCACCTCCTCGTCCaatcagagctgcagcaggcagCAGAGCGGGGCCCAGCAGGGGGTCtaccctctgctgctgatgggTCAGCTGTTGCTGGGCATCGCCGCCGTGCCCATCCAGCCGTTCGGCATCTCGTACATCGACGACCACGCCAGCAGGAAGAACTCCCCGCTGTACCTCG GCATCCTGCTCGCTGTGACCTCCATCGGCCCGGCGTTCGGCTTCATCAGCGGCTCGCTCATGCTGCGCTTTTATGTCGACTTTGACAAGATATCCAAAG ACCAGATCCAGCTGAACCATAAGGATCTGCGCTGGGTGGGCGCCTGGTGGCTGGGCTTCCTCGTGGCatcctgcctcctcttcctcgccgCGCTGCCGTACCTCTTCTTCCCCCGAAGCATCCCCAAAGAG GATGCCGAGGATGACGTGGATTCGACTCCAGACTgcaagcagcagctgcagcagacagaGTCGGAAACATCTCTCCTTCAGTTCCTCAAAA GTTTTCCTCGCATCGCTCTGCGGACGCTGCGCAGCCCCATCTACCTGCTGGTGGTTCTGGCTCAGGTGAACCTGGCGGCGCTGCTGGCCGGCCTCGCCACCTTCATGGCCAAATTCATTGAGAGACAGTTCAGCCAGACCGTCTCCTTCTCCACCATGATGATAG GAGGCGTTTGTATCCCGCTGGCGGTGCTGGGTACGGTCCTCGGCGGCGTCCTGATGCGGAGGTTGAGTCTCTCTGTCGGCGGGGCCAGTAAGCTCTGCACCTCGGCCATCCTGCTCTGCATCGTGTCCTCTACacccctgctgctgctcggCTGCTCCACACAGAGGGTCGCCGGGGTCTTCCCTCCAGG cagtgCTGCGTTGTCATGCAGCACCAGCTGTCGGTGTCCGGCGGAGGCGTTTAACCCGGTGTGTGGTTCAGACAGAGTGGAGTACAGGTCCCCGTGCCACGCCGGCTGCAGAAACGTAGAGATAGACGCCGACAACAAACCCAGC AACTACACTGAGTGTGGGTGTGTCGGGGGTCTCCGCATCGCCTCTCCTGGAACCTGTGGCAGTGGATGTCCCCACCTCCTGCTCCCCTTCGTGGCTCTGCTGGGGGTCACCAGCTTCATCGCCTCCTTCTGTCAGACGCCCTCCGTCATGATGATCCTCAG gacgGTGCCCGCGGAGGACAAGTCGTTCGCAGTGGGGGTGCAGTACATGCTGTTCAGAGTGCTCG cgttCATGCCCGGCCCGGTGTTGTACGGTAGTGTCATCGACACCACTTGCATCCTGTGGGGCAGGAAGTGCGGCAAGCAGACTTCCTGTCAGTACTACGACCTGGACCGGTTCAGACACAG gttCCTGGGTCTGCAGGTGGTGTTTGTGTGCGGCGCGCTGCTGTGCTTCCTGTTGACGATCGTGGTCCTGCGCCGGAGGGCCAGCCAGCCGCAGCCGCAGGAGGGAGGCTACGAGACGGTGAGCGCTCCGTATAAAGAGAAGGAACTGGAGGCCATCAAGACCTGA